The Polynucleobacter sp. JS-JIR-5-A7 region TTACCTCCATCCGACAGGGTATTTAGTCCGCACTTAAAGAGTTTGGGTATGCCAGTTTCATTTGATGATGGAGTCATCATTGGAGAGGGGACTATTGGCGGTCAAACTATCTATATTGCCGCCCAAGAGCCAGGTTTTATGGGTGGTGCAGTGGGCGAAGTACATGGCGCCAAGTTAACGGGGTTGCTTGAGAGATCTGCAATTCGGAAGCCAGCTGCTGTTGTATTGCTATTTGATACAGGCGGCGTGCGTTTACATGAGGCGAATGCAGGATTGATAGCGATTTCTGAAATTCAAAGAGCGATGTTTAATGCTCGTAAAGCCGGAGTGCCCCTGATTGTTGTTTCAGCTGGAGCAAATGGTGTATACGGTGGCATTGGGATTATTTCTCGCTGTTGTGACTATATTGTGATAACCGAAGAGGGGCGTCTCTCTGTTTCTGGCCCTGAAGTGATTGAGTCGCAAAAAGGTGTGGAAGAGTTTGACGCTAGAGACCGTGCGCTAGTTTGGCGGACTATGGGTGGTAAACACCGCTATCTAATAGATGAGGCGCAAACTTTTGTAAAGGATAGTGTTGAGGATATTCGGAATG contains the following coding sequences:
- a CDS encoding biotin-independent malonate decarboxylase subunit beta, with the protein product MKIENTIGIRESTARQRVLSILDNDTFKEYLPPSDRVFSPHLKSLGMPVSFDDGVIIGEGTIGGQTIYIAAQEPGFMGGAVGEVHGAKLTGLLERSAIRKPAAVVLLFDTGGVRLHEANAGLIAISEIQRAMFNARKAGVPLIVVSAGANGVYGGIGIISRCCDYIVITEEGRLSVSGPEVIESQKGVEEFDARDRALVWRTMGGKHRYLIDEAQTFVKDSVEDIRNALLPYFKKPIPINLDSVIDEHQQLGERLRKYGKANDALDIWKDMGIANPASIPSLDFDAFMKIANQVRENG